Proteins encoded by one window of Yersinia massiliensis:
- a CDS encoding DNA adenine methylase — protein MRNKLPAEKSIGVDLDSKVIEQWRKTVPCMCELINDDALSFLSSFPFKGHELVYVDPPYVHSTRKRSRIYRHEYSDDNHRQLLEKILSLTCNVMISGYENSLYNEMLASWRCVKFNAKTHTGIREESVWMNYAPPAKLHDSRYLGNNYRERQTVARRRARLYDRIEQMEQTERSELIQWLNSKYGLETV, from the coding sequence ATGCGCAACAAACTACCCGCTGAAAAAAGTATTGGTGTAGATCTTGATAGCAAAGTCATTGAACAGTGGCGTAAAACGGTGCCATGTATGTGTGAACTCATTAACGATGATGCCCTGTCGTTTCTTAGCTCATTTCCATTTAAGGGACATGAGTTAGTTTACGTTGATCCACCATATGTTCACAGCACCCGGAAACGCAGCCGAATCTATCGACATGAATACAGTGATGATAACCACCGACAACTGCTTGAAAAGATATTATCACTAACATGTAACGTTATGATTTCTGGATATGAAAACTCACTATACAACGAAATGTTAGCAAGTTGGCGCTGCGTCAAATTTAACGCAAAAACCCACACTGGTATTCGAGAAGAAAGCGTGTGGATGAATTATGCCCCACCAGCAAAGCTTCATGATTCACGTTATCTAGGTAACAACTACAGAGAAAGACAAACCGTTGCTCGTCGTCGTGCCCGCTTGTATGACCGGATCGAGCAGATGGAGCAAACAGAGCGTAGTGAATTAATTCAATGGCTGAATTCCAAATATGGTCTGGAGACAGTATGA
- a CDS encoding 8-oxoguanine DNA glycosylase has product MTQRGAVIIGPTIINLDFPAADQAILPGVMWGRIEAFPSPAYWAYQVFARRLEVNTVNYKLGRTLKEEVGACLLGGHGIPAAIGIAAFNLLKTYGAFEASSPSEELLYEWLSQPIDTGSKSVHYRFAKQKSRYLAAALNKLDVETPPLESGRQLRDWLTTIPGIGYKTASWVARNWLGADDIAILDIHILRAGLLAGFFPQDLTVERDYLKLEQLFIQFSESMGVKASELDALIWYEMQASSSTVFTLLESSRGQPLTKLKPRLTRAKNRQTDTSQTVLQF; this is encoded by the coding sequence ATGACTCAGCGCGGAGCTGTAATTATAGGGCCAACTATAATCAACCTCGATTTTCCTGCGGCTGATCAAGCCATACTACCAGGAGTAATGTGGGGAAGGATTGAAGCATTTCCCTCCCCTGCATACTGGGCTTACCAAGTCTTTGCTCGCCGGTTGGAAGTTAATACAGTTAATTACAAACTGGGGCGGACCTTAAAAGAGGAAGTAGGAGCCTGCTTACTTGGTGGACATGGAATACCTGCAGCAATAGGCATTGCTGCATTTAACCTCTTAAAAACATATGGAGCATTTGAAGCATCATCTCCTTCAGAAGAGCTTCTTTACGAATGGCTTTCTCAGCCGATTGATACAGGTAGTAAATCAGTGCATTACCGTTTTGCAAAGCAGAAATCCCGTTATCTAGCCGCAGCCTTGAACAAATTAGATGTCGAAACACCACCACTTGAATCAGGCCGACAGCTCCGCGACTGGCTAACTACTATTCCGGGTATTGGCTATAAAACAGCATCATGGGTAGCACGAAATTGGCTTGGTGCAGATGATATTGCAATATTAGATATTCACATTCTGCGAGCTGGCCTATTGGCTGGCTTTTTCCCTCAAGACCTAACTGTTGAACGCGATTATCTGAAGCTTGAACAACTGTTCATCCAGTTTAGTGAATCAATGGGAGTGAAAGCCTCAGAGCTCGATGCTCTCATTTGGTACGAAATGCAGGCATCATCAAGTACAGTTTTTACTTTACTTGAATCTTCGAGAGGTCAACCACTTACAAAACTTAAACCACGTTTAACGCGAGCCAAGAACCGCCAAACCGACACCAGCCAAACAGTCCTCCAGTTTTAA
- a CDS encoding dehydrogenase: MDWTDLGSPFPRRQPLTYRPIEWPIEEVFFLPPPSEGNLLPPVRSVIDSRRTRREFGSLDQYILSEWLWLVAREMVVGHSRLGFALTQRPAPSAGAIHPIHIVLSLPEMDGWQLYLPDKHALALLSQPNQTRDVVRNELLPVLDIQSGIVIRLIAEPGMTAAKYEYADSLVWRDAGVLTGQMALVAEAFACNFCPLGITGNEWCASLKLEDCLAGVGLAVLGSR, encoded by the coding sequence ATGGACTGGACAGACTTAGGTAGCCCTTTTCCGCGCAGACAACCTCTCACATACCGACCCATTGAATGGCCGATAGAGGAGGTTTTTTTTCTACCACCTCCATCGGAAGGTAATTTACTGCCGCCAGTGCGTTCAGTGATAGACTCACGTAGAACAAGACGTGAGTTTGGGTCATTGGATCAATATATACTTTCTGAATGGCTCTGGTTAGTTGCGAGAGAAATGGTTGTAGGGCATTCTCGCTTAGGCTTCGCACTAACCCAACGGCCAGCACCTTCCGCTGGTGCAATTCACCCTATACATATTGTTCTTTCCTTGCCAGAAATGGATGGGTGGCAACTCTACTTACCGGACAAGCACGCGTTGGCGTTACTTTCACAGCCAAATCAGACAAGGGACGTTGTACGCAATGAATTATTGCCAGTACTTGATATTCAATCTGGCATCGTTATTAGGCTTATTGCGGAACCAGGGATGACGGCAGCTAAGTACGAATACGCGGACAGCCTTGTATGGCGTGACGCAGGTGTTTTAACAGGCCAGATGGCACTTGTAGCAGAAGCGTTTGCATGTAATTTTTGTCCCCTAGGAATTACAGGCAATGAATGGTGCGCCAGTTTAAAACTGGAGGACTGTTTGGCTGGTGTCGGTTTGGCGGTTCTTGGCTCGCGTTAA
- a CDS encoding 7-cyano-7-deazaguanine synthase, which yields MKTALLLSGGMDSIAIAWWKRPDIAITLDYGQRAAQAEIKAASAICSALKIEHHVIKVDCSSLGSGDMAGAEADSNAPTSDWWPYRNQMLISLAAMKAITFGVTHLWIGTVKSDSSHLDGTLAFVDKISELMSFQEGNMIVEAPAIELSTTELVRVSGVTPGGLAWAHSCHKANIPCGNCRGCNKYFQVLDEVGYGLDRLR from the coding sequence ATGAAGACAGCTTTATTGCTCTCTGGTGGCATGGACTCTATAGCAATTGCATGGTGGAAACGACCAGATATAGCCATTACTTTAGATTATGGGCAACGTGCTGCGCAAGCTGAAATAAAAGCAGCTAGTGCAATCTGTAGCGCCCTGAAAATTGAACATCATGTCATTAAAGTAGATTGTAGCTCTTTAGGGTCTGGGGACATGGCGGGAGCAGAGGCCGATTCTAACGCACCGACCAGTGATTGGTGGCCTTATCGTAATCAAATGCTAATTTCGCTTGCTGCAATGAAAGCTATTACGTTTGGTGTCACTCACCTCTGGATAGGGACAGTGAAGTCTGATAGCTCCCATTTAGATGGTACGCTAGCTTTTGTGGATAAAATCAGTGAGCTGATGTCTTTTCAGGAAGGCAACATGATCGTTGAAGCCCCAGCAATAGAACTTTCCACAACTGAGTTGGTTAGGGTTTCTGGCGTCACTCCGGGTGGACTTGCATGGGCACATAGTTGTCACAAAGCAAATATCCCATGCGGTAATTGCCGTGGGTGCAATAAGTATTTTCAGGTTTTGGATGAAGTAGGATATGGACTGGACAGACTTAGGTAG
- a CDS encoding PfkB family carbohydrate kinase, whose translation MNTNTPDSGVLTLVGGSYHEVCLHPGYHDIFGSAGRAASALAHLKVPVNFHTYADYSVAQVLRERAYFEGFKVDIQPLDRSILFHYEHGLSEPKIYNVPPVSMPDIRLQATNVLRYGMLEGSAVVDAEYAVYDPQNVSKPELFKQNGSTAQNLALILNRYEAATLSGQPKLSAEEQAIQLFEQGHAQVIIIKQGPAGALVCDNGKISTVPAYETSNVFKIGSGDAFVAYFAYQWMINKKSAHDAANAASHATAYYCENSLFPSTQGLADFNPKAISPTPEFLRGETYSVYLAGPFFTLAQMWLIEQARRNLSDLGFKVFSPYHDVGHGKAEDVVERDLEGIRNADIIFAIGDGLDAGTIYEVGYARACNIPVVFYAENEADEDKKMMSGSGCILCTDYVTAIYKTLWSVVQK comes from the coding sequence ATGAATACAAATACACCAGATAGTGGCGTTCTGACATTAGTTGGAGGCTCTTACCATGAAGTCTGTCTGCACCCTGGCTACCACGATATATTCGGGTCTGCCGGTCGAGCCGCATCAGCACTTGCTCATCTTAAAGTACCAGTTAATTTTCACACTTACGCGGATTATAGCGTTGCTCAAGTACTTCGTGAGAGAGCCTATTTTGAAGGCTTTAAAGTCGACATCCAACCTCTCGATCGTTCTATTTTATTTCACTATGAACATGGCCTTTCAGAACCTAAAATTTATAACGTTCCTCCCGTATCGATGCCAGACATCAGATTGCAAGCGACTAACGTTTTACGTTATGGGATGCTGGAAGGGAGTGCTGTAGTTGATGCTGAATACGCCGTCTATGACCCTCAAAATGTGTCGAAGCCCGAGTTGTTCAAGCAAAACGGCTCAACAGCGCAGAATCTGGCACTTATCCTCAATCGCTATGAAGCCGCAACGTTGAGTGGTCAACCTAAATTATCTGCTGAAGAGCAAGCTATCCAGTTGTTTGAACAAGGCCATGCGCAAGTAATTATAATTAAGCAAGGGCCTGCTGGAGCATTGGTGTGTGATAATGGGAAAATATCCACGGTTCCAGCTTATGAGACCAGTAATGTATTCAAAATAGGTTCAGGAGATGCGTTCGTTGCTTATTTTGCATATCAGTGGATGATTAATAAAAAATCTGCTCATGATGCAGCTAATGCAGCTTCTCATGCAACAGCGTATTATTGTGAGAACAGTTTATTTCCTTCAACGCAGGGGCTGGCTGATTTTAATCCTAAGGCAATTTCTCCTACTCCTGAATTTCTACGTGGTGAAACATATTCGGTCTATCTTGCAGGTCCTTTCTTTACTCTGGCACAGATGTGGTTAATTGAACAAGCTCGCCGCAATTTGAGCGATCTAGGATTTAAAGTCTTTTCTCCTTATCATGACGTTGGGCATGGTAAAGCTGAAGATGTTGTGGAAAGAGATCTTGAGGGAATAAGAAATGCTGATATCATTTTTGCCATTGGTGATGGTTTAGATGCTGGAACAATCTATGAGGTAGGGTACGCTCGAGCATGTAATATACCCGTTGTCTTCTATGCGGAAAATGAAGCTGATGAAGATAAAAAAATGATGTCTGGCTCAGGATGCATCTTGTGTACGGATTATGTTACTGCAATCTATAAAACTCTTTGGTCAGTGGTGCAGAAATGA
- a CDS encoding putative zinc ribbon protein, with amino-acid sequence MMNYFVLPLTPSLLMVNGLHQNLFNRLILIYCIYCKLQIGVQFSALTVTRTFVHLPGHINNAARLKTCRFNKLQTVPEQTSSQTIPPPEKRLRPANTTIRQWRCCWCDTCWHGDKVCPKCCDWIYVFDA; translated from the coding sequence ATGATGAATTACTTCGTTTTGCCACTCACGCCGTCACTGTTGATGGTGAATGGGTTACACCAGAATCTGTTCAACAGGTTGATTTTGATTTATTGCATTTACTGCAAACTGCAGATCGGTGTTCAGTTTAGCGCTCTGACAGTTACAAGGACGTTTGTGCACCTACCGGGGCATATTAACAATGCCGCTCGACTTAAAACATGTCGATTTAATAAGCTCCAAACAGTACCAGAGCAAACCTCATCACAAACTATACCGCCTCCAGAGAAGCGCCTTCGACCTGCTAACACGACTATACGGCAATGGCGATGTTGCTGGTGCGATACCTGCTGGCATGGTGATAAGGTGTGTCCGAAATGCTGCGACTGGATTTATGTGTTCGATGCTTAA
- a CDS encoding YagK/YfjJ domain-containing protein, with translation MSLPESFLLSHAEYHIENNTPHLIISDDNEFRFRLEQLDSCLKTLSRGSKSPFNILYSRSGYKESAESAIILDAIRYLNTLPPESMKLRIANPRIASFQNLFNNTDLHARTHNGKIVGADTVTTAEMLNKLVQDYRCAASQAEFRKAYRKYQRSSVKNLKGVMNYIGHLQERHSRLLVLRVDLSWANEHKADITADDARKYRQQLFRNMQKNPLFRHVLGTVWKLEYAPQRKFHYHMLFILNGNKAQQDGVIAHAFGEYWKHTITKGKGIYYNCNANKARYEDCCLGKLERGDCSKDKGLLKALSYITKIDACARLVLPGNARTFGRGELRSSKNRKRTKRGR, from the coding sequence ATGAGCTTACCAGAATCATTCCTATTATCTCATGCTGAGTATCACATTGAGAATAACACTCCCCACCTCATCATATCCGATGATAATGAATTTAGATTCAGGTTAGAGCAACTTGATAGTTGTCTTAAAACTCTCAGCAGAGGATCTAAATCACCTTTCAACATTCTTTATAGCCGGTCAGGTTATAAAGAGAGTGCAGAGTCAGCCATCATTCTTGATGCAATCCGTTATCTTAATACATTGCCACCAGAATCGATGAAACTAAGAATAGCAAATCCACGTATTGCTTCATTTCAGAATTTATTTAATAACACTGATTTACATGCACGTACCCATAACGGGAAAATAGTGGGAGCAGATACTGTAACTACTGCAGAGATGTTGAACAAACTGGTGCAGGATTACCGATGCGCTGCGAGTCAGGCAGAGTTTAGAAAGGCCTACAGAAAGTACCAGCGGTCTTCGGTTAAAAACCTGAAGGGAGTGATGAATTACATCGGACACCTGCAGGAGCGTCATTCCCGACTGTTGGTTCTGCGTGTTGATTTATCATGGGCAAATGAGCATAAAGCGGACATCACTGCTGATGATGCCCGTAAGTACCGTCAGCAGCTGTTTCGCAATATGCAAAAGAATCCATTGTTTCGCCATGTTCTCGGGACAGTGTGGAAACTGGAATATGCACCACAACGTAAATTTCATTACCACATGCTATTTATCTTAAATGGCAACAAGGCACAGCAGGATGGCGTGATTGCTCATGCTTTCGGTGAGTACTGGAAACACACCATCACTAAAGGCAAAGGCATCTACTACAACTGCAACGCTAACAAAGCGCGTTATGAGGACTGCTGCCTCGGCAAACTGGAACGTGGGGACTGTAGTAAGGATAAGGGGTTGCTTAAAGCGCTAAGTTACATCACCAAAATTGATGCCTGTGCACGTCTGGTTCTCCCTGGAAATGCCAGAACCTTTGGTCGCGGAGAATTACGTTCATCGAAAAACAGGAAGAGAACAAAAAGAGGCCGGTAA
- a CDS encoding helix-turn-helix transcriptional regulator, with protein sequence MSMIDIHNDKFVDMVFITTLIGLSDKWFYKMAQEGKFPKPVKFGRSSRWIEREVKEWLEERIKSSRA encoded by the coding sequence ATGAGCATGATTGATATTCATAATGATAAATTTGTTGATATGGTTTTCATTACCACACTGATCGGTTTGTCTGATAAGTGGTTTTACAAAATGGCGCAGGAAGGGAAATTCCCAAAGCCAGTTAAATTTGGCCGTAGCTCGCGCTGGATTGAACGTGAAGTAAAAGAGTGGCTGGAGGAACGAATAAAGAGTTCTAGAGCATAG
- a CDS encoding DUF932 domain-containing protein produces the protein MRLASRFGRINQIRRDRPLTHEELMAHVPSVFGSDKHESRSDRYTYIPTITILESLQREGFEPFFACQTKVRDQSKREHTKHMLRLRRAGQLTGHQVPEIILLNSHDGSSSYQMLPGLFRGVCTNGLVCGQSFGEVRVPHKGNVIEKVIEGAYEVLGVFDRVEEKRDAMQSLLLPPPAQQAMAKAALTYRFGEEHQPVMESQILSPRRWQDESNDLWTTYQRIQENLIKGGLSGRTTSGKRAHTRAVNGIDGDVKLNRALWVMAENMLHLAS, from the coding sequence ATGAGATTAGCCAGCCGCTTTGGCCGCATTAACCAGATACGCCGTGACCGTCCGCTCACCCACGAAGAGCTGATGGCGCATGTGCCCAGCGTGTTCGGGAGTGATAAACATGAATCACGCTCCGACCGCTATACCTACATCCCGACCATCACCATCCTCGAAAGTCTGCAGCGTGAAGGCTTTGAGCCGTTCTTTGCTTGCCAGACAAAGGTTCGTGACCAGAGCAAGCGGGAGCACACCAAACACATGCTGCGCTTGCGTCGCGCCGGGCAACTGACCGGCCATCAGGTACCGGAAATCATTCTTCTTAACAGTCATGACGGCTCATCGAGCTACCAGATGCTGCCGGGGCTGTTTCGTGGCGTCTGTACCAACGGACTGGTCTGCGGCCAGTCATTCGGAGAAGTGCGGGTGCCGCATAAAGGTAATGTCATTGAGAAGGTGATTGAAGGGGCTTACGAAGTGCTCGGCGTGTTTGACCGGGTGGAGGAGAAGCGTGATGCCATGCAGTCACTTTTGTTACCGCCACCCGCTCAGCAGGCGATGGCAAAAGCAGCATTAACATATCGCTTTGGTGAAGAGCATCAACCTGTGATGGAATCGCAGATACTTTCGCCACGTCGCTGGCAGGACGAGAGCAACGACCTGTGGACCACTTACCAGCGTATTCAGGAAAACCTGATTAAAGGTGGCCTTTCGGGGCGCACGACCAGCGGCAAGCGTGCTCATACCCGTGCGGTAAACGGTATCGACGGCGATGTGAAGCTCAATCGTGCTCTGTGGGTGATGGCCGAGAATATGTTGCATCTCGCTTCATGA
- the radC gene encoding RadC family protein yields the protein MSVSNLSMVFPANEQLIIRRALRIVEKYQRQPSEPFTSTSFTKTWLQLYMAQQEREVFIVMYLDNQHCLLGRETLFTGTLSHTEVHPREVVKSALKHNAAAVILAHNHPSGTTEISQQDKHITQRVMKALALVEVRVLDHLVVGNEVVSFSELGLL from the coding sequence ATGTCTGTATCCAATTTATCCATGGTATTTCCGGCCAACGAGCAACTTATTATTCGACGGGCATTACGAATTGTTGAGAAATATCAGCGTCAGCCCAGTGAGCCATTTACCTCCACAAGTTTCACCAAAACCTGGCTGCAGCTGTATATGGCTCAACAGGAGCGTGAAGTGTTTATTGTGATGTATCTCGATAATCAACACTGCCTGTTGGGCCGAGAAACACTGTTTACCGGCACGCTCAGCCATACCGAGGTGCATCCCCGTGAAGTGGTGAAATCGGCCCTGAAGCATAACGCTGCTGCGGTCATTCTGGCGCACAACCATCCATCAGGTACGACAGAAATCAGCCAACAGGATAAACATATCACTCAGCGGGTGATGAAAGCGCTGGCACTGGTTGAGGTGCGAGTGCTGGATCATCTTGTAGTGGGAAACGAGGTGGTGTCTTTTTCTGAGCTTGGTCTGCTTTAA
- a CDS encoding type IV toxin-antitoxin system YeeU family antitoxin yields the protein MSLIPAHEWGLKNDIVPRFGARLVQEGNRLHYLADRAGLTGNFTPEQLQALERSFPALTEQLENLLRTGELNPRQQHLVAVHFAGFTCIADTCGSCGYVYITIYL from the coding sequence ATGTCATTAATACCAGCCCATGAATGGGGGCTAAAAAACGATATTGTTCCACGTTTTGGTGCCAGATTAGTTCAGGAAGGCAACCGGCTGCATTATTTAGCAGACAGGGCCGGGTTGACGGGAAACTTTACCCCTGAGCAGCTGCAGGCTTTAGAGCGATCTTTCCCAGCGCTCACAGAACAACTTGAAAATCTGCTGCGTACCGGCGAGCTAAACCCGCGCCAGCAACACCTGGTAGCAGTTCACTTTGCCGGGTTTACCTGCATAGCGGATACCTGTGGTAGCTGTGGCTACGTTTACATCACCATTTATCTTTAG
- a CDS encoding TA system toxin CbtA family protein: MQISTAPITAPVPSRVSPVKVWQQLLTYLFEHHYGLTINEAPFSDDTAILEHIEAGVNLTDAVNFLVERFELVRIDQKGFSWQDQEPWLTPLDVQRAQFNLGLMRS, encoded by the coding sequence ATGCAAATCTCAACCGCTCCGATCACAGCGCCGGTACCGTCACGCGTGTCCCCTGTCAAAGTATGGCAACAATTGTTAACGTACCTTTTTGAGCATCATTACGGCCTCACAATCAATGAAGCGCCGTTCAGTGACGATACGGCGATTCTGGAACACATAGAGGCCGGGGTGAATCTTACTGATGCCGTTAACTTCCTTGTGGAACGATTCGAACTTGTTCGCATTGACCAGAAGGGTTTCTCCTGGCAGGATCAAGAACCTTGGCTAACACCTTTGGATGTTCAACGAGCACAGTTCAACCTTGGCTTGATGCGTTCATAA